The following are encoded together in the Drosophila takahashii strain IR98-3 E-12201 chromosome X, DtakHiC1v2, whole genome shotgun sequence genome:
- the PhKgamma gene encoding phosphorylase b kinase gamma catalytic chain, skeletal muscle/heart isoform isoform X1, producing the protein MAKDEEDDLLPDKDAAKGFYAKYEPKEILGRGISSTVRRCIEKETGKEFAAKIIDLGATTEAGETNPYHMLEATRQEISILRQVMGHPYIIDLQDVFESDAFVFLVFELCPKGELFDYLTSVVTLSEKKTRTIMRQIFEGVEYIHAKNIVHRDLKPENILLDENHNVKITDFGFARQLQEGEKLTDLCGTPGYLAPETLKCNMFEGSPGYSQEVDIWACGVIMFTLLVGCPPFWHRKQMVMLRNIMEGKYSFTSPEWADISEDPKDLIRKCLVVDPAQRITVKEVLRHPFFNQMVLMGDRRHPAHPPTSAAHSSSRFLLGPETSSSYRFGAGYLYCAPQSSYSSNRMRDGPLDDAAASCLAMSSSTSSAAAALASASSHKTLTATVYYQQQPQNQNQQQLQQQQLQLQQQQSQYQQQQTTQLQLPGGDGKQSVYTPPPVQLRKQSRFNARKKFQFAILVIRAVIRIRRLRFTAEPLHVEEAIRDPYRVKVLRKVIDGCAFRVYGHWVKKGEGQNRAALFENTPRTELHALYINNLSR; encoded by the exons ATGGCCAaggacgaggaggatgacCTGCTGCCCGACAAGGATGCGGCCAAGGGCTTCTATGCCAAGTACGAGCCCAAGGAGATTCTGGGCAG GGGCATCAGTTCGACCGTGAGGCGGTGCATCGAGAAGGAGACGGGCAAGGAGTTCGCCGCCAAGATCATCGACCTGGGCGCCACCACAGAGGCGGGCGAGACGAATCCATATCACATGCTGGAGGCGACCAGACAAGAAATCTCAATACTGCGCCAGGTCATGGGGCATCCGTACATAA TTGATCTGCAGGATGTGTTCGAGTCAGATGCATTTGTTTTCCTCGTATTCGAGCTGTGTCCCAAGGGCGAGCTCTTCGACTATCTGACCTCCGTGGTGACGCTCTCCGAGAAGAAGACGCGCACCATTATGCGGCAGATCTTCGAGGGCGTCGAGTACATACACGCCAAGAACATTGTCCATCGCGACCTCAAGCCCGAGAACATCTTGCTCGACGAGAACCACAACGTGAAGATCACGGACTTTGGCTTCGCCAGGCAGCTGCAGGAGGGCGAGAAACTTACAG ATCTGTGCGGAACGCCGGGTTACTTGGCGCCGGAAACGCTCAAGTGCAACATGTTCGAAGGATCCCCCGGCTATTCGCAGGAAGTGGACAT atGGGCCTGTGGCGTGATTATGTTCACGCTGCTCGTCGGCTGTCCACCCTTCTGGCACCGCAAACAGATGGTCATGCTGCGGAATATCATGGAGGGCAAGTACAGCTTCACCTCGCCCGAGTGGGCTGATATTTCAG AGGATCCCAAGGATCTGATACGCAAATGTCTAGTCGTTGATCCTGCGCAACGTATCACCGTCAAGGAAGTATTAAGACATCCATTCTTCAACCAAATG GTGCTAATGGGTGACCGCCGGCATCCGGCCCATCCGCCCACCTCGGCCGCCCACTCGAGCAGCAGGTTCCTCCTGGGGCCCGAAACCTCCTCGTCGTACCGCTTTGGCGCCGGCTACCTGTACTGTGCGCCGCAGAGCTCCTACTCGTCGAACCGAATGCGCGACGGGCCGCTGGACGATGCGGCTGCCTCCTGCCTAGCCATGTCATCAtccacctcctccgccgccgccgccctgGCATCAGCATCCTCCCACAAAACGCTCACGGCGACGGTCTACtatcagcagcagccgcagaatcagaatcagcagcagttgcaacagcagcagttgcagttgcagcagcagcaatcgcagtatcagcagcaacagacgACGCAACTGCAGTTGCCAGGTGGCGATGGCAAGCAATCGGTGTACACACCTCCTCCAGTGCAG CTGCGCAAACAGAGTCGCTTCAACGCGCGCAAAAAGTTCCAATTCGCCATACTAGTGATACGGGCCGTCATCCGGATACGGCGCCTGCGCTTCACCGCCGAGCCGCTGCACGTTGAGGAGGCCATCCGGGATCCGTATCGCGTCAAGGTTCTGCGCAAG GTCATCGATGGCTGTGCCTTCCGTGTCTACGGGCACTGGGTCAAGAAGGGCGAGGGCCAGAACCGGGCCGCCCTCTTCGAGAATACTCCGCGCACCGAGCTGCACGCGCTCTACATCAACAATCTCAGCCGATAG
- the PhKgamma gene encoding phosphorylase b kinase gamma catalytic chain, skeletal muscle/heart isoform isoform X3: MAKDEEDDLLPDKDAAKGFYAKYEPKEILGRGISSTVRRCIEKETGKEFAAKIIDLGATTEAGETNPYHMLEATRQEISILRQVMGHPYIIDLQDVFESDAFVFLVFELCPKGELFDYLTSVVTLSEKKTRTIMRQIFEGVEYIHAKNIVHRDLKPENILLDENHNVKITDFGFARQLQEGEKLTDLCGTPGYLAPETLKCNMFEGSPGYSQEVDIWACGVIMFTLLVGCPPFWHRKQMVMLRNIMEGKYSFTSPEWADISEDPKDLIRKCLVVDPAQRITVKEVLRHPFFNQMLFEQNIDGLKRSLSTKSRRMSRITEIALLRKQSRFNARKKFQFAILVIRAVIRIRRLRFTAEPLHVEEAIRDPYRVKVLRKVIDGCAFRVYGHWVKKGEGQNRAALFENTPRTELHALYINNLSR, from the exons ATGGCCAaggacgaggaggatgacCTGCTGCCCGACAAGGATGCGGCCAAGGGCTTCTATGCCAAGTACGAGCCCAAGGAGATTCTGGGCAG GGGCATCAGTTCGACCGTGAGGCGGTGCATCGAGAAGGAGACGGGCAAGGAGTTCGCCGCCAAGATCATCGACCTGGGCGCCACCACAGAGGCGGGCGAGACGAATCCATATCACATGCTGGAGGCGACCAGACAAGAAATCTCAATACTGCGCCAGGTCATGGGGCATCCGTACATAA TTGATCTGCAGGATGTGTTCGAGTCAGATGCATTTGTTTTCCTCGTATTCGAGCTGTGTCCCAAGGGCGAGCTCTTCGACTATCTGACCTCCGTGGTGACGCTCTCCGAGAAGAAGACGCGCACCATTATGCGGCAGATCTTCGAGGGCGTCGAGTACATACACGCCAAGAACATTGTCCATCGCGACCTCAAGCCCGAGAACATCTTGCTCGACGAGAACCACAACGTGAAGATCACGGACTTTGGCTTCGCCAGGCAGCTGCAGGAGGGCGAGAAACTTACAG ATCTGTGCGGAACGCCGGGTTACTTGGCGCCGGAAACGCTCAAGTGCAACATGTTCGAAGGATCCCCCGGCTATTCGCAGGAAGTGGACAT atGGGCCTGTGGCGTGATTATGTTCACGCTGCTCGTCGGCTGTCCACCCTTCTGGCACCGCAAACAGATGGTCATGCTGCGGAATATCATGGAGGGCAAGTACAGCTTCACCTCGCCCGAGTGGGCTGATATTTCAG AGGATCCCAAGGATCTGATACGCAAATGTCTAGTCGTTGATCCTGCGCAACGTATCACCGTCAAGGAAGTATTAAGACATCCATTCTTCAACCAAATG CTGTTCGAGCAAAACATTGATGGCCTCAAGCGCAGCCTGTCGACCAAGTCCCGACGAATGAGTCGCATCACTGAGATCGCACTG CTGCGCAAACAGAGTCGCTTCAACGCGCGCAAAAAGTTCCAATTCGCCATACTAGTGATACGGGCCGTCATCCGGATACGGCGCCTGCGCTTCACCGCCGAGCCGCTGCACGTTGAGGAGGCCATCCGGGATCCGTATCGCGTCAAGGTTCTGCGCAAG GTCATCGATGGCTGTGCCTTCCGTGTCTACGGGCACTGGGTCAAGAAGGGCGAGGGCCAGAACCGGGCCGCCCTCTTCGAGAATACTCCGCGCACCGAGCTGCACGCGCTCTACATCAACAATCTCAGCCGATAG
- the PhKgamma gene encoding phosphorylase b kinase gamma catalytic chain, skeletal muscle/heart isoform isoform X4 — translation MAKDEEDDLLPDKDAAKGFYAKYEPKEILGRGISSTVRRCIEKETGKEFAAKIIDLGATTEAGETNPYHMLEATRQEISILRQVMGHPYIIDLQDVFESDAFVFLVFELCPKGELFDYLTSVVTLSEKKTRTIMRQIFEGVEYIHAKNIVHRDLKPENILLDENHNVKITDFGFARQLQEGEKLTDLCGTPGYLAPETLKCNMFEGSPGYSQEVDIWACGVIMFTLLVGCPPFWHRKQMVMLRNIMEGKYSFTSPEWADISEDPKDLIRKCLVVDPAQRITVKEVLRHPFFNQMLRKQSRFNARKKFQFAILVIRAVIRIRRLRFTAEPLHVEEAIRDPYRVKVLRKVIDGCAFRVYGHWVKKGEGQNRAALFENTPRTELHALYINNLSR, via the exons ATGGCCAaggacgaggaggatgacCTGCTGCCCGACAAGGATGCGGCCAAGGGCTTCTATGCCAAGTACGAGCCCAAGGAGATTCTGGGCAG GGGCATCAGTTCGACCGTGAGGCGGTGCATCGAGAAGGAGACGGGCAAGGAGTTCGCCGCCAAGATCATCGACCTGGGCGCCACCACAGAGGCGGGCGAGACGAATCCATATCACATGCTGGAGGCGACCAGACAAGAAATCTCAATACTGCGCCAGGTCATGGGGCATCCGTACATAA TTGATCTGCAGGATGTGTTCGAGTCAGATGCATTTGTTTTCCTCGTATTCGAGCTGTGTCCCAAGGGCGAGCTCTTCGACTATCTGACCTCCGTGGTGACGCTCTCCGAGAAGAAGACGCGCACCATTATGCGGCAGATCTTCGAGGGCGTCGAGTACATACACGCCAAGAACATTGTCCATCGCGACCTCAAGCCCGAGAACATCTTGCTCGACGAGAACCACAACGTGAAGATCACGGACTTTGGCTTCGCCAGGCAGCTGCAGGAGGGCGAGAAACTTACAG ATCTGTGCGGAACGCCGGGTTACTTGGCGCCGGAAACGCTCAAGTGCAACATGTTCGAAGGATCCCCCGGCTATTCGCAGGAAGTGGACAT atGGGCCTGTGGCGTGATTATGTTCACGCTGCTCGTCGGCTGTCCACCCTTCTGGCACCGCAAACAGATGGTCATGCTGCGGAATATCATGGAGGGCAAGTACAGCTTCACCTCGCCCGAGTGGGCTGATATTTCAG AGGATCCCAAGGATCTGATACGCAAATGTCTAGTCGTTGATCCTGCGCAACGTATCACCGTCAAGGAAGTATTAAGACATCCATTCTTCAACCAAATG CTGCGCAAACAGAGTCGCTTCAACGCGCGCAAAAAGTTCCAATTCGCCATACTAGTGATACGGGCCGTCATCCGGATACGGCGCCTGCGCTTCACCGCCGAGCCGCTGCACGTTGAGGAGGCCATCCGGGATCCGTATCGCGTCAAGGTTCTGCGCAAG GTCATCGATGGCTGTGCCTTCCGTGTCTACGGGCACTGGGTCAAGAAGGGCGAGGGCCAGAACCGGGCCGCCCTCTTCGAGAATACTCCGCGCACCGAGCTGCACGCGCTCTACATCAACAATCTCAGCCGATAG
- the PhKgamma gene encoding phosphorylase b kinase gamma catalytic chain, skeletal muscle/heart isoform isoform X2 codes for MAKDEEDDLLPDKDAAKGFYAKYEPKEILGRGISSTVRRCIEKETGKEFAAKIIDLGATTEAGETNPYHMLEATRQEISILRQVMGHPYIIDLQDVFESDAFVFLVFELCPKGELFDYLTSVVTLSEKKTRTIMRQIFEGVEYIHAKNIVHRDLKPENILLDENHNVKITDFGFARQLQEGEKLTDLCGTPGYLAPETLKCNMFEGSPGYSQEVDIWACGVIMFTLLVGCPPFWHRKQMVMLRNIMEGKYSFTSPEWADISEDPKDLIRKCLVVDPAQRITVKEVLRHPFFNQMVLMGDRRHPAHPPTSAAHSSSRFLLGPETSSSYRFGAGYLYCAPQSSYSSNRMRDGPLDDAAASCLAMSSSTSSAAAALASASSHKTLTATVYYQQQPQNQNQQQLQQQQLQLQQQQSQYQQQQTTQLQLPGGDGKQSVYTPPPVQLTLSHIVASKHYVCIICTFL; via the exons ATGGCCAaggacgaggaggatgacCTGCTGCCCGACAAGGATGCGGCCAAGGGCTTCTATGCCAAGTACGAGCCCAAGGAGATTCTGGGCAG GGGCATCAGTTCGACCGTGAGGCGGTGCATCGAGAAGGAGACGGGCAAGGAGTTCGCCGCCAAGATCATCGACCTGGGCGCCACCACAGAGGCGGGCGAGACGAATCCATATCACATGCTGGAGGCGACCAGACAAGAAATCTCAATACTGCGCCAGGTCATGGGGCATCCGTACATAA TTGATCTGCAGGATGTGTTCGAGTCAGATGCATTTGTTTTCCTCGTATTCGAGCTGTGTCCCAAGGGCGAGCTCTTCGACTATCTGACCTCCGTGGTGACGCTCTCCGAGAAGAAGACGCGCACCATTATGCGGCAGATCTTCGAGGGCGTCGAGTACATACACGCCAAGAACATTGTCCATCGCGACCTCAAGCCCGAGAACATCTTGCTCGACGAGAACCACAACGTGAAGATCACGGACTTTGGCTTCGCCAGGCAGCTGCAGGAGGGCGAGAAACTTACAG ATCTGTGCGGAACGCCGGGTTACTTGGCGCCGGAAACGCTCAAGTGCAACATGTTCGAAGGATCCCCCGGCTATTCGCAGGAAGTGGACAT atGGGCCTGTGGCGTGATTATGTTCACGCTGCTCGTCGGCTGTCCACCCTTCTGGCACCGCAAACAGATGGTCATGCTGCGGAATATCATGGAGGGCAAGTACAGCTTCACCTCGCCCGAGTGGGCTGATATTTCAG AGGATCCCAAGGATCTGATACGCAAATGTCTAGTCGTTGATCCTGCGCAACGTATCACCGTCAAGGAAGTATTAAGACATCCATTCTTCAACCAAATG GTGCTAATGGGTGACCGCCGGCATCCGGCCCATCCGCCCACCTCGGCCGCCCACTCGAGCAGCAGGTTCCTCCTGGGGCCCGAAACCTCCTCGTCGTACCGCTTTGGCGCCGGCTACCTGTACTGTGCGCCGCAGAGCTCCTACTCGTCGAACCGAATGCGCGACGGGCCGCTGGACGATGCGGCTGCCTCCTGCCTAGCCATGTCATCAtccacctcctccgccgccgccgccctgGCATCAGCATCCTCCCACAAAACGCTCACGGCGACGGTCTACtatcagcagcagccgcagaatcagaatcagcagcagttgcaacagcagcagttgcagttgcagcagcagcaatcgcagtatcagcagcaacagacgACGCAACTGCAGTTGCCAGGTGGCGATGGCAAGCAATCGGTGTACACACCTCCTCCAGTGCAG CTGACACTTAGTCATATCGTAGCGAGTAAACACTATGTTTGTATTATATGCACCTTTCTCTAG
- the LOC108070144 gene encoding uncharacterized protein — MSHFAAVAAALFVCLAVILGGQGSQAAIARVKLANPTHPGKCVLDSNTIMSPGQSGKAPNLPCARAECHDDGFVTIQTCAAVAPPKGCKQRDFVNLNRNYPECCERSYDCSKHI, encoded by the exons ATGTCGCACTTCGCCGCTGTCGCCGCCGCCCTCTTCGTCTGCCTCGCCGTCATCCTGGGCGGCCAAGGATCCCAGGCGGCCATTGCCCGAGTCAAGCTGGCCAATCCCA CTCATCCGGGCAAGTGTGTGCTGGACTCGAACACCATCATGTCGCCGGGACAGAGCGGCAAGGCGCCCAATCTGCCCTGCGCGAGGGCCGAGTGCCATGACGACGGCTTCGTGACCATCCAGACCTGCGCCGCCGTCGCTCCGCCCAAGGGATGCAAGCAGCGCGACTTCGTCAACCTCAACCGCAACTATCCCGAGTGCTGCGAGCGATCCTACGACTGCTCCAAGCACATCTAG
- the FucT6 gene encoding alpha-(1,6)-fucosyltransferase, with protein MLLVRQLFGASANSWARALIIFVLAWVGLVYVFVVKLTSTQGQQAAGESELNARRISQALQMLEHTRQRNEELKQLIDELMSDQLDKQSALKLVQRLENDALNPKLPAEVAGPEPETMFESAPADLRGWNNVAEANGPPNDLLEIQDHGAEFEPSLEYEFTRRRIQTNIAEIWNFFSSELGKVRKAAASGGHPNADLEESINQVLLQGAEHKRSLLSDMERLRQSDGYESWRHKEARELSDLVQRRLHHLQNPSDCQNARKLVCKLNKGCGYGCQLHHVVYCFIVAYATERTLILKSRGWRYHKGGWEEVFQPVSNSCHDAGTANTYNWPGKPNTQVLVLPIIDSLMPRPPYLPLAVPEDLAPRLKRLHGDPIVWWVGQFLKYLLRPQTTTRDFLTAGMRNLGWERPIVGVHVRRTDKVGTEAACHSVEEYMTHVEDYYRTLEVNGSTVARRIFLASDDAQVIEEARRKYPQYQIIGDPEVARMASVSTRYTDTALNGIILDIHLLSMSDHLVCTFSSQVCRVAYEIMQTMYPDAAHRFKSLDDIYYYGGQNAHNRRVVIAHKPRTHEDLQLRVGDLVSVAGNHWDGNSKGKNTRTNQGGLFPSFKVEEKVDTAKLPLYPGV; from the exons ATGCTGCTGGTGCGCCAGCTCTTCGGGGCCTCGGCCAACTCGTGGGCCCGCGCCCTCATCATCTTCGTCCTGGCCTGGGTGGGCCTGGTCTACGTGTTCGTGGTCAAGCTGACCAGCACGCAGGGCCAGCAGGCCGCCGGTGAGAGCGAGCTGAATGCCCGGAGGATCTCGCAGGCGCTCCAGATGCTGGAGCACACGCGCCAGCGCAACGAGGAGCTCAAGCAGCTCATCGACGAGCTGATGAG CGACCAGCTGGACAAGCAGAGCGCCCTGAAGCTGGTGCAGCGGCTGGAGAACGACGCTCTGAACCCGAAGCTGCCCGCCGAGGTCGCCGGCCCGGAACCAGAAACCATGTTCGAGTCGGCGCCCGCCGATCTGCGCGGCTGGAACAATGTGGCCGAGGCGAATGGGCCGCCCAACGATCTCCTGGAGATCCAGGATCACGGCGCTGAGTTCGAGCCCAGTCTGGAGTACGAGTTTACGCGCCGGCGCATCCAGACGAACATTGCCGAGATCTGGAACTTCTTCAGCAGCGAGCTGGGCAAGGTGCGCAAGGCGGCGGCCAGTGGCGGTCATCCCAATGCCGATCTCGAGGAGTCCATCAACCAGGTGCTGCTGCAGGGCGCCGAGCACAAGCGCTCGCTGCTGAGCGACATGGAGAGACTGCGTCAGTCGGATGGCTATGAATCCTGGCGCCACAAGGAGGCACGCGAGCTAAGCGACCTGGTGCAAAGGCGCCTGCACCATCTGCAGAATCCCAGCGACTGCCAGAACGCTCGCAAGCTGGTCTGCAAGCTCAACAAGGGCTGCGGCTACGGCTGCCAGCTGCACCATGTCGTCTACTGCTTCATTGTGGCCTACGCCACCGAGCGCACGCTCATCCTGAAGTCGCGCGGCTGGCGCTACCACAAGGGCGGCTGGGAGGAGGTCTTCCAGCCGGTTTCCAATAGCTGCCACGATGCGGGCACCGCCAACACGTACAACTGGCCGGGCAAGCCGAACACCCAGGTGCTGGTGCTGCCCATCATCGACTCGCTGATGCCGCGACCGCCGTACCTGCCGCTCGCCGTCCCCGAGGATCTGGCGCCGCGCCTGAAGCGCCTGCACGGCGACCCGATTGTCTGGTGGGTGGGCCAGTTCCTCAAGTATCTGCTGCGCCCGCAGACGACGACGCGGGACTTCCTCACCGCCGGCATGCGAAACCTCGGCTGGGAGCGTCCCATTGTCGG CGTCCATGTGCGTCGCACGGACAAGGTGGGCACGGAGGCGGCCTGCCACAGCGTGGAGGAGTACATGACCCATGTGGAGGACTACTACCGCACGCTGGAGGTTAATGGGAGCACAGTAGCGCGTCGCATATTCCTGGCCTCCGACGACGCCCAGGTGATTGAGGAGGCGCGTAGGAAGTACCCGCAGTACCAGATCATCGGCGATCCCGAGGTGGCGCGCATGGCCTCCGTATCTACGCGTTACACGGACACGGCGCTCAACGGAATCATACTGGACATCCATCTGCTGTCCATGTCCGATCACCTCGTGTGCACCTTCTCGTCGCAGGTGTGCCGCGTGGCGTACGAGATCATGCAGACGATGTATCCGGATGCGGCGCATCGGTTCAAGTCGCTGGACGACATCTACTACTACGGCGGCCAGAATGCCCACAATCGGCGCGTCGTCATCGCCCACAAGCCGCGCACGCACGAGGATCTGCAGCTGCGGGTCGGCGATCTCGTCTCGGTGGCCGGCAACCACTGGGACGGCAACTCGAAGGGCAAGAACACGCGCACCAACCAGGGCGGCCTCTTCCCCTCGTTCAAGGTGGAGGAGAAGGTGGACACCGCCAAGCTGCCCCTCTATCCGGGTGTTTAA
- the Amun gene encoding uncharacterized protein Amun — MSNGKATVSFFENGSTTQFEYCFQLYPQVLKLKAEKRCKKPQELIRLDQWYQNELPKLIKARGKDAHMVYDELVQSMKWKQSRGKFYPQLSYLVKVNTPRAVIQETKKAFRKLPNLEQAITALSNLKGVGTTMASALLAAAAPHLAPFMADECLMAIPEIEGIDYTTKEYLNFVNHIQATVERLNAEVGGETPHWSPHRVELALWSHYVANDLSPEMLDDMPPPGSGAAANATGTTTGSLSTNGSSSKVLDGDDTNDGVAVDLDDESQGAGGRNTATESETENENTNPAALTPLQSGEAKNSNSSAAAVGAALQDGDSNFVSNDSTSQEPIIDDNDGTTQTTATTSTEDGEPIALGIGIGIGIGIGLAGTPLASDSESNQEAPPKTNNLTILTPSQPLKATTNPITNNGQVATSAAEEAAPAAPAAPQAQPASKTTGGSGAAANGNGNGNGVLGDEEEDDEEDELDEEDENENEAELEADESNSSNGIVRDSKLQQLAASKATDAVSPVAPVAVAVADSAPAIGQKRTALHCEMELNNAGGVGVGVGEKSPELKKLRSE, encoded by the exons ATGTCCAACGGCAAGGCGACGGTCTCGTTCTTCGAGAACGGGAGCACCACACAGTTCGAGTACTGCTTCCAGCTGTACCCGCAGGTCCTCAAGCTGAAGGCCGAGAAGCGCTGCAAGAAGCCGCAGGAGCTGATCCGCCTGGACCAGTGGTACCAGAACGAGCTGCCCAAGCTGATCAAGGCGCGCGGCAAGGACGCGCACATGGTGTACGACGAGCTCGTCCAGTCGATGAAGTGGAAGCAGTCGCGCGGCAAGTTCTATCCGCAGCTATCCTACCTGGTCAAGGTCAACACACCGCGCGCCGTCATCCAGGAGACGAAGAAGGCCTTCCGCAAGCTGCCCAATCTGGAGCAGGCGATCACAGCTTTATCGAACCTCAAGGGCGTCGGCACCACCATGGCCAGCGCCCTGCTGGCCGCCGCAGCCCCCCATCTGGCTCCGTTCATGGCCGACGAGTGCCTGATGGCCATACCAGAGATCGAGGGCATCGACTACACCACCAAGGAGTACCTCAACTTCGTCAATCACATCCAGGCCACCGTGGAGCGCCTCAATGCCGAGGTGGGCGGCGAGACGCCGCACTGGTCGCCGCATCGCGTGGAGCTGGCCCTCTGGTCGCACTACGTGGCCAACGATCTCAGTCCCGAGATGCTCGACGATATGCCGCCGCCGGGCTCCGGCGCAGCCGCCAACGCCACCGGCACCACCACCGGCTCACTCAGCAcaaacggcagcagcagcaaggtGCTCGACGGCGACGACACCAACGACGGCGTGGCCGTGGATCTGGACGACGAGAGCCAGGGAGCAG GCGGCCGCAACACTGCTACAGAATCGGAGACCGAGAACGAGAACACCAATCCGGCCGCCCTGACGCCTCTGCAGTCGGGCGAGGCCAAGAACAGTAACAGTAGCGCAGCTGCCGTGGGCGCCGCCCTGCAGGACGGCGACTCCAACTTTGTGTCGAACGATTCCACCTCCCAGGAGCCGATCATCGACGACAACGACGGCACCACACAGACAACGGCCACCACGTCCACGGAGGACGGCGAGCCCATAGCTCTGGGCATTGGCATTGGCATCGGCATTGGCATCGGTTTGGCCGGCACACCGCTCGCCTCGGACTCGGAGAGCAATCAGGAGGCGCCGCCCAAGACCAACAACCTGACCATTCTGACGCCGAGCCAGCCGCTCAAAGCAACTACCAACCCGATCACCAACAACGGCCAGGTGGCTACCTCGGCAGCCGAGGAGGCGGCCCCAGCGGCCCCAGCAGCACCACAAGCACAGCCAGCCAGCAAAACGACTGGAGGATCAGGAGCAGCCgccaatggaaatggaaacggcAACGGCGTCCTgggcgacgaggaggaggacgatgaGGAGGACGAGCTGGACGAGGAGGATGAGAACGAGAACGAGGCAGAGCTGGAGGCTGAcgagagcaacagcagcaacggcATTGTGAGGGACAGcaaactgcagcagctggcGGCGAGCAAGGCAACCGATGCAGTTTCGCCGGTGGCGCCGGTAGCGGTCGCAGTCGCAGATTCGGCGCCGGCCATTGGACAGAAGCGCACGGCCCTGCACTGCGAGATGGAGCTGAATAATGCCGGCggagtgggcgtgggcgtgggGGAGAAGTCGCCGGAGCTGAAGAAACTGCGCAGCGAATGA
- the prtp gene encoding thioredoxin domain-containing protein 5 homolog, translating to MLARSFLSVAVCGLLLSPLLPAARAAQEEDSSAGKQAEKQFAVELDPETFDTAIAGGNVFVKFFAPWCGHCKRLQPLWEQLAEIMNVDEPKVIIAKVDCTKHQTLCAAHQVTGYPTLRLFKQGEEESVKFKGTRDLPAITDFINQELSTPAEADLGEAKRADVENPNLGKVVDLTEDTFAKHVSSGNHFVKFFAPWCSHCQRLAPTWEELAKELVKEPAVTISKIDCTQFRSICQDFEVKGYPTLLWIEDGKKIEKYSGARDLSTLKSYVEKMVGVPLEKTEGEEAAATKETAGEEEAAAAAAKKLTPQQLTGEAEFDAAIAEGVAFIKFYAPWCGHCQKLQPTWEQLATETHQAQSGVRIAKVDCTAPENKQVCIDQQVEGYPTLFLYKNGQRQNEYEGSRSLPELQAYLKKFLGHDEL from the exons ATGTTGGCCAGGTCCTTCTTATCCGTGGCCGTGTGCGGCCTGCTGCTATCGCCCCTCCTGCCCGCCGCCCGTGCGGCCCAGGAGGAGGACTCCTCCGCCGGCAAACAGGCGGAAAAGCAGTTCGCCGTGGAACTGGACCCGGAAACCTTCGACACCGCGATTGCCGGCGGCAATGTCTTCGTCAAGTTCTTTGCGCCTTG GTGCGGCCACTGCAAGCGCCTCCAGCCGCTGTGGGAGCAGCTGGCCGAGATCATGAACGTGGATGAGCCCAAGGTGATCATCGCCAAGGTGGACTGCACCAAGCACCAGACATTGTGCGCCGCCCACCAGGTGACCGGCTACCCGACGCTGCGCCTCTTCAAGCAGGGCGAGGAGGAGTCGGTCAAGTTCAAGGGCACCCGCGACCTGCCCGCCATCACGGACTTCATCAACCAGGAGCTGAGCACGCCCGCCGAGGCGGATCTGGGCGAGGCCAAGCGCGCGGATGTGGAGAACCCCAATCTGGGCAAGGTGGTCGACCTCACCGAGGACACCTTCGCCAAGCACGTGTCCAGTGGCAATCACTTTGTCAAGTTCTTCGCCCCCTGGTGCAGTCATTGTCAG CGCTTGGCGCCCACCTGGGAGGAGCTGGCCAAGGAGCTGGTGAAGGAGCCCGCCGTGACCATCTCGAAGATCGACTGCACCCAGTTCCGCTCCATCTGCCAGGACTTCGAGGTCAAGGGCTATCCCACGCTGCTCTGGATCGAGGATGGCAAGAAGATTGAGAAGTACTCGGGTGCCCGCGACCTGTCCACGCTGAAGAGCTACGTGGAGAAGATGGTGGGCGTGCCGCTGGAGAAGACCGAGGGCGAGGAGGCGGCCGCCACCAAGGAGACTGCcggcgaggaggaggcggcagcggcggcggccaaGAAGCTGACGCCCCAGCAGCTGACCGGCGAGGCCGAGTTCGATGCGGCCATTGCCGAGGGCGTGGCCTTCATCAAGTTCTACGCCCCGTGGTGCGGACACTGCCAGAAGCTGCAGCCCACCTGGGAGCAGCTGGCCACGGAGACGCACCAGGCGCAGAGTGGCGTGAGGATCGCCAAGGTGGACTGCACGGCGCCGGAGAACAAGCAGGTGTGCATCGACCAGCAGGTCGAGGGCTATCCTACGCTATTCCTCTACAAGAACGGGCAGCGCCAGAACGAGTACGAGGGCAGTCGCTCCCTGCCGGAGCTGCAGGCCTACCTCAAGAAGTTCCTCGGCCACGACGAGCTCTAA